In bacterium, a single genomic region encodes these proteins:
- a CDS encoding FAD-dependent oxidoreductase → MPDRTRGYEVAVLGAGCAGAAVAYALARRRIAPVVVDAASPGGGFPTWAAVPVQTGTPADITLALRGAERLPGLQDAIGTFGYRRTGGMTVALTDAEEAVGRARAAEAAAAGMPVCWLSRDETLRREPGLTDRAAGAVYCAYDGTADAGALARRLLGAATRFGGAAYLNCGHVGIARQNGGFRIRAGRDEVVARRIVAASADLLHAAMRQIGIVLPMRTKRRRICVTDRLAPLVRHTINGIRQEPAGELVLDPPAAVDDHAAAEDLRATLDALRRIAAAAVRVVPGIARARVLHAPLVVSTTGADGRSLAGCAGEDFYVAIAGADEAVTQSPLIGEAIAEAVARNRWPEGLEIWSPGRFAPATAGAWTGVQDSPPGP, encoded by the coding sequence ATGCCTGACCGGACGCGCGGCTACGAGGTCGCCGTGCTCGGCGCGGGCTGCGCCGGAGCGGCCGTGGCCTACGCGCTCGCGCGCCGCCGGATCGCGCCGGTAGTCGTCGACGCGGCGAGCCCCGGCGGCGGATTCCCAACGTGGGCCGCGGTTCCGGTTCAAACCGGGACACCGGCGGACATCACCCTCGCACTCCGCGGCGCTGAGCGTTTGCCGGGGTTGCAGGATGCGATCGGGACGTTCGGATACCGACGCACCGGCGGGATGACAGTGGCGCTTACCGACGCCGAGGAGGCGGTGGGGCGTGCCCGGGCGGCCGAGGCCGCCGCGGCCGGCATGCCGGTCTGCTGGCTGTCCCGCGATGAGACGCTGCGGCGGGAGCCGGGGCTGACGGATCGCGCCGCGGGCGCCGTGTACTGCGCTTACGACGGCACGGCCGACGCCGGCGCGCTGGCTCGCCGCCTGCTCGGGGCGGCCACGCGTTTCGGCGGTGCCGCCTATCTCAACTGCGGTCACGTCGGGATCGCTCGACAAAACGGCGGTTTCCGCATCCGCGCCGGCCGCGACGAAGTCGTGGCGCGCCGGATCGTCGCGGCATCCGCCGACCTGCTGCACGCGGCGATGCGGCAGATCGGGATCGTACTGCCCATGCGCACGAAGCGCCGTCGGATCTGCGTGACGGACCGTCTGGCGCCGCTGGTGCGGCACACGATCAACGGAATCCGGCAAGAGCCGGCGGGCGAGCTGGTCCTCGATCCTCCGGCCGCCGTCGACGATCACGCCGCCGCGGAAGACCTGCGCGCCACCCTCGACGCGTTGCGCCGGATCGCAGCCGCGGCGGTGCGCGTCGTCCCCGGGATCGCGCGCGCGCGCGTCCTCCACGCGCCGCTCGTCGTTTCGACGACGGGGGCCGACGGCAGGTCCCTCGCCGGCTGCGCCGGAGAGGATTTCTATGTCGCGATCGCCGGGGCGGATGAGGCCGTGACCCAGTCGCCCCTGATCGGTGAGGCGATCGCCGAGGCCGTCGCGAGGAACAGGTGGCCCGAGGGCTTGGAGATCTGGTCGCCCGGCCGCTTCGCCCCCGCGACGGCCGGCGCGTGGACGGGGGTGCAGGATTCGCCGCCAGGGCCGTAG
- a CDS encoding cold-shock protein, giving the protein MPKGTVKWFNREKGYGFITPEEGKDVFVHYTGIAGEGFRNLEEGQVVEFEITQGQKGPQAQNVRVVG; this is encoded by the coding sequence ATGCCTAAGGGTACCGTGAAGTGGTTTAATCGTGAGAAGGGTTATGGATTTATTACCCCGGAGGAAGGCAAGGACGTGTTTGTGCACTACACCGGTATCGCCGGTGAGGGCTTCCGGAATCTCGAAGAGGGGCAGGTCGTCGAATTCGAGATCACACAGGGCCAGAAAGGCCCGCAGGCCCAGAATGTGAGAGTGGTGGGCTAG